The proteins below are encoded in one region of Rhodoluna lacicola:
- the purD gene encoding phosphoribosylamine--glycine ligase — protein MKILVLGQGAREHAIVKALVRTGTPASDIIVAPGNAGIALDVRCEPNLNPNLPLDVVKFALEHGTELAIIGPEAPLIAGVSDALRSEGIAVFGPSQEAAQLEGSKSFAKEVMAAAGVPTGMARECTTLEEVISAMDDFGAPYVIKADGLAAGKGVIVTSDRDAAVDHAKKFIAMGILVEEFLDGQEVSLFFLSDGTSVVPLTPAQDFKRAYDNDEGPNTGGMGAYSPLPWLPAGFVEEVEEKVALPTIQEMARLGAPFVGLLYCGLIITKRGIRVIEFNARFGDPETQVVLRRLNSSLSNLLYKAATGHLEGVSDPEFSKDVAITVVLASEGYPDTSAPNRPLYGLGEAEATGIEICHAATQFAGNKDGEEVLMATGGRVLSVVATGKDFAGARAQAYAGIEKIQLQGSHYRKDIAAKVSN, from the coding sequence GTGAAGATACTTGTTTTGGGTCAGGGTGCCAGAGAGCACGCAATTGTAAAAGCTCTAGTGCGCACCGGCACCCCGGCAAGTGACATCATCGTGGCCCCGGGCAATGCGGGAATCGCTCTTGATGTGCGCTGCGAGCCAAACCTTAACCCAAACCTGCCACTTGATGTGGTGAAGTTTGCCCTTGAACACGGCACCGAGCTTGCCATCATTGGCCCAGAGGCTCCGTTGATTGCCGGTGTTTCAGACGCTCTGCGCTCTGAGGGAATCGCAGTGTTCGGCCCATCTCAAGAGGCCGCGCAACTTGAAGGTTCAAAATCTTTTGCCAAAGAGGTAATGGCAGCCGCAGGTGTGCCAACCGGCATGGCTCGTGAATGCACCACCCTTGAAGAAGTAATCAGCGCGATGGATGACTTTGGTGCTCCATACGTAATTAAGGCAGATGGCCTGGCCGCCGGTAAAGGTGTAATCGTCACCTCAGATCGCGATGCTGCCGTTGATCACGCCAAAAAATTTATTGCCATGGGAATCCTGGTTGAGGAATTCCTTGATGGCCAAGAAGTTTCATTGTTCTTCTTATCTGATGGAACCTCTGTTGTTCCGCTGACCCCCGCGCAAGATTTCAAACGCGCATACGACAACGATGAAGGTCCTAACACAGGAGGCATGGGTGCCTACTCACCACTGCCTTGGTTGCCAGCAGGATTTGTTGAAGAGGTAGAAGAAAAAGTTGCGCTGCCAACAATTCAAGAAATGGCTCGTCTTGGCGCACCCTTTGTTGGACTGCTTTACTGCGGGCTCATCATTACCAAGCGCGGCATTCGCGTGATTGAATTCAACGCCCGATTCGGTGACCCGGAAACCCAGGTTGTTCTTCGCCGCTTGAACTCATCGCTGAGTAACTTGCTCTACAAGGCAGCCACCGGGCACCTTGAAGGTGTGAGCGATCCAGAGTTCAGCAAGGACGTTGCAATCACCGTGGTGCTGGCATCAGAGGGTTACCCCGATACCTCGGCACCTAACCGCCCGCTCTATGGACTTGGTGAAGCGGAAGCTACCGGAATCGAAATCTGTCATGCAGCTACGCAGTTTGCAGGAAACAAGGATGGCGAAGAAGTATTGATGGCCACTGGCGGCCGAGTGCTATCGGTGGTTGCAACCGGAAAAGATTTTGCTGGCGCTCGTGCCCAGGCATACGCAGGAATTGAAAAGATTCAGTTGCAGGGTTCGCACTATCGCAAAGACATCGCGGCGAAAGTTAGCAACTAG
- a CDS encoding phosphoribosylaminoimidazolesuccinocarboxamide synthase, translating into MAIEIRGWTHTYSGKVRDLYESEDPKLAHLILVVASDRVSAFDHVLEPAIPNKGKYLTTLTNWWFDRLDVPNHTSNEIAVPAEVAGRGTIAKKLEMFPIECVVRGYISGSGWKEYEANGTVCGIKLPKGLHFGGKLPEPIFTPAYKAPMGEHDENITFERVIKLIGEDNATALRNLSIKVFNRASELAEQAGLILADTKFEFGIDPATGEITLGDEVLTPDSSRFWSKAAWDRGERKDSFDKQIVRNWLAENWNQQGTPPELPKEIVAQTADKYAELVERLTSEIS; encoded by the coding sequence GTGGCTATCGAAATTCGCGGTTGGACCCACACATATAGCGGCAAAGTTCGCGACCTTTACGAATCAGAAGATCCAAAACTTGCCCACCTAATCTTGGTTGTTGCCTCAGATCGCGTGAGCGCTTTTGACCACGTACTTGAACCGGCAATCCCAAACAAGGGCAAGTACCTAACCACCCTGACCAACTGGTGGTTCGATCGTCTTGATGTTCCAAATCACACCAGTAATGAAATTGCAGTTCCTGCAGAAGTTGCAGGTCGTGGCACCATCGCAAAAAAACTTGAGATGTTTCCAATCGAGTGCGTTGTGCGCGGTTACATTAGCGGCAGCGGCTGGAAAGAATACGAAGCCAATGGCACAGTCTGTGGCATCAAACTTCCTAAGGGTTTGCACTTTGGCGGGAAGCTTCCTGAACCCATTTTCACCCCCGCCTACAAAGCACCGATGGGTGAGCACGACGAAAACATTACGTTTGAGCGGGTAATCAAACTGATTGGTGAAGACAACGCAACCGCGCTTCGCAACCTAAGCATCAAGGTATTCAACCGAGCATCTGAACTTGCCGAACAGGCCGGACTGATTCTTGCCGACACCAAGTTTGAATTTGGCATTGACCCGGCAACTGGTGAGATTACCTTGGGTGACGAAGTGCTAACCCCGGACTCATCAAGGTTCTGGAGCAAAGCGGCCTGGGATCGTGGTGAAAGAAAAGATTCTTTCGACAAACAAATCGTTCGCAATTGGCTTGCCGAAAATTGGAATCAGCAAGGCACTCCGCCTGAGCTACCCAAAGAAATAGTCGCCCAAACAGCCGACAAATATGCCGAACTGGTTGAGCGACTAACTTCTGAGATTTCCTAA